The region AATAAGCGCTTTTGCTTGGCTCCCAGGCCGCTCACTTAGTAAGCAGTCTTGTACAAACTTCTCTATATCCGTAAGTTAGTGACTGCGAGCTCCGGTCTATTGACCGTCCAGTCGGGTCGTCAGGGCTGCTGAAGACGGATGGCGGGGTGGGTTGGGCGGTTGACTTCCACGAAAGCCTTGCCTAAGATGAGGCGCCTTCGGCGTCCGAGGGGGGTTAGCTCAGTGGTAGAGCACCTGCCTTACACGCAGGGGGTCGCGGGTTCAAGTCCCACACCTCCCACCAGCAGTCGCTGGCCTGCGGAGAGCTCGAGGAGCGGAAGCAGGTCCTTGCGGAGGTTTCAACAGAGTCGATACTGAATAGAGCGGGGCCGTAGTTCAGCTGGTTAGAACGCCGGCCTGTCACGCCGGAGGTCGCGGGTTCGAGTCCCGTCGGCCCCGCCACTTCACTCAGCCAGGGATTCGCTCGAGCCGGGCGCCGCCCTGGGTTTTCGTTTCGTGGCTCGGGATCCCCGACGTCGTCGCACCAGATCTGGAGATCATCATGCGTGAGAAGATCAAGCTCGTTTCTTCGGCCGAGACCGGCTACTTCTACACCACCACCAAGAACAAGAAGCTCTCGACCGAGAAGCTGCGCCTCAAGAAGTACGACCCCAAGATCCGTAAGCACGTCGAGTTCGTCGAAGAGAAGCTGCGCTAGAGGGCCCTCGGATGCCCGACGCGCGGCCGGTGCTGTTGTATGGCGGTCATGTGCTGACCATGGCCGGGCCGGAAGCCGGAGCGCCAGTGGTGCGCGAAGCGGAGGTCCTGCTCGACGGCGGCCGGATTGCCGCGATCGGGCGGGCGCTCACCGTCATGCCGGGCACCCGGCTGCTCGACGTCCAGGGTCAGCTCGTCCTACCGGGTTTGGTGCAGGGGCACGTTCATCTGGGCCAGACGTTCTTCCGTGGCCTCGCCGAGGGCCGGCAGCTGCTGACCTGGTTGAAAGAACGGATCTGGCCTCTGGAGGCCGCCCATGACGACGAGAGCGCGTATTGGTGCACGCTTCTCGGCGCCGCCGAGTGCCTGCTCGGAGGCCCGACCACCGTCCAGGACATCGGCATCGGGCCGGGTGCCCGCGGCTACCTCAAAGCGATGGTCGATTCCAGGCTCCGGGGTCTCGGCGGCAAGTGTCTGATGGACACCGGTGAGGGGTTGCCGGCCAACCTGGCCGAGGATACCGACGCGTCGCTCGCCGAAGCCGAGCATCTGGGTAGCGAATTCGACGGCGCGGGTGGCGGGCGTCTGCGTTACGCGATCAATCCCCGCTTCATCCTGTCGTGCTCCGACGGGCTGTGGGACGGTGTTCAGGCGCTCGCCGAGCGGCATGACTGGCCGGTTCATACCCACGCTCTGGAGCAACGTGAGGAGTCCGATCTGGTGCGCGCCACCAAGCAGGGGCGCGACGAGATCGAGTACTTCGACGACTGCGGCATCCTGGGTACGGATCTGCGCGTCGCCCATGGCGTGTGGCTCGAAGAGCGTCACTACGAGCGGTTGCGAGCGTCGCGTTTCTCGGTCGCGCACTGCCCCAGCGCGAACCTCAAGCTGGGTTCGGGCGTCGCCGACGTCGTCGGCCTGCGCGCGGCTCAGATCCCGGTCAGCGTCGGTTGTGACGGCGCGGCCTGCAACAATCGTCTCGACGCTTTCGACGAGCTGCGCCTGGCGGCGCTGCTCCAGCAACAGCGTCACGGG is a window of bacterium DNA encoding:
- a CDS encoding amidohydrolase family protein; the protein is MPDARPVLLYGGHVLTMAGPEAGAPVVREAEVLLDGGRIAAIGRALTVMPGTRLLDVQGQLVLPGLVQGHVHLGQTFFRGLAEGRQLLTWLKERIWPLEAAHDDESAYWCTLLGAAECLLGGPTTVQDIGIGPGARGYLKAMVDSRLRGLGGKCLMDTGEGLPANLAEDTDASLAEAEHLGSEFDGAGGGRLRYAINPRFILSCSDGLWDGVQALAERHDWPVHTHALEQREESDLVRATKQGRDEIEYFDDCGILGTDLRVAHGVWLEERHYERLRASRFSVAHCPSANLKLGSGVADVVGLRAAQIPVSVGCDGAACNNRLDAFDELRLAALLQQQRHGPASFSGRDALRLATADGAAALGMSEQIGTLEVGKQADVTVLSADSPELWSAPQTDLHDLVAFSASRAHVRHVFVGGEQLVEDGSLVHLDLAEIRREADRACAALLDRAGLDL
- the rpmG gene encoding 50S ribosomal protein L33; the protein is MREKIKLVSSAETGYFYTTTKNKKLSTEKLRLKKYDPKIRKHVEFVEEKLR